The sequence below is a genomic window from Microbacterium sp. cx-55.
CCTCGGCGGCGACGAGGAGACGGTGCTCGCACGACTCGCCGAGCTCGATCTGACGCCCGCCAACCGCAACGGAGGCGGTCAGATCGTCGCTGCCGGCGCGCTCGACGCACTGACGGCGCTGGCGTCCGATGCCCCGCGCGGCACCCGCGTCGTACCGTTGCAGGTGGCCGGAGCCTTCCACACGCACCACATGCAGCCCGCGGTCGACGCTCTCGCGCGCGCTGCGGCGGCGCTGGCGCCGAACGACCCCGACCGCACGCTCTGGACCAACTCGGACGGTTCCGTCGTCGCCCACGGCCGCGCCGCGCTCGACCTGCTCGTCGGCCAGGTCGCCGCGCCCGTGCGCTGGGACCTCGACATGGCCTCCTTCGCGGAACACGGCGTGACCGGGCTCATCGAGTTCGCGCCCGCCGGAACCCTCGTCGGCCTCGCCAAGCGCGGCCTGCGCGGCACCCCCGCCGTCGCCGTCAAGACGCCCGACGATCTCGATGCGGCCGTCGCGCTGCTCCCGGAGGAGAACGCATGACCCCCACCATCCGGCAGTCCCAGGGACCCGCCTACACGCGGATCTACTCCTACGGGGCCGCCCGCGGTGAGGTCGCGGTGACCAACGACGACCTGATCGAGCCCATCAACTCGAGCGACGAGTGGATCCGTCAGCGCACCGGAATCATCACGCGCACGCGCGCGGTGCCGGAGACCAGCGCGACCGACCTGGCCACGATCGCCGCGACCGAGGCGGTGGAACGCTCCGGTATCGCCCCCGACCAGATCGATCTCGTGATCATCGCTACGATCAGCAACTCGCGGCAGACGCCGTCGATGTCTGCGGTCGTGGCCGATCGGATCGGCGCCAACCCGGCGGCGGCCTACGATGCCAACGCCGCCTGCGCCGGATTCACGTACGCGGTCGCGCAGGCCGACGCCCTCATCCGCGCGGGTGCCGCGCACTACGCCGTCGTCGTGGGCGCGGAGAAGCTCTCCGATGTCGTCGACCCGACCGACCGCAGCATCTCGTTCCTGCTCGGCGACGGTGCCGGCGCCGTCGTCGTCGGACCGAGCGACACTCCCGCCATCGGCCCTACGGTGTGGGGATCGGACGGCTCGAAGGCGGATGCGGTCGGCATGGACGCGACCCTCACCGAGTTCCGCGACGGCGCTGCCCCGTGGCCGACCCTGCGCCAGGACGGGCCCGTCGTGTTCCGGTGGGCCGTGTGGGAGATGGTGAAAGTCGCGCGACGCGCGATCGAGGCCGCGGGAATCGAGGCATCCGATCTCGCCGCGTTCGTGCCCCACCAGGCCAACATGCGCATCATCGATGAGTTCGCCAAGCAGCTCGGGCTTCCCGAGACGGTGATCATCGGGCGCGACATCGCCACGACCGGCAACACGTCGGCGGCATCCATCCCGCTCGCCACCCACCGGTTGCTGGAAGAGAACCCCGAGCTCAGCGGCGGTCTCGCCCTGCAGATCGGGTTCGGCGCGGGACTCGTCTTCGGCGCCCAGGTCGTGGTGCTCCCATGACGGACGAAGCGACGCATCTAGACTGATTCGCGGTCACCGACCCCCTAAGCCTCAACATAAGGAGACACCATGGCTTTCACCACTGACGAAGTTCTCGCGGGCCTCGCCGAGCTGATCACCGATGAGACCGGCATTTCGGCCGACGAGGTCGCCCTCGAGAAGTCGTTCACCGATGACCTCGACATCGACTCCATCTCGATGATGACCATCGTCGTGAACGCCGAGGAGAAGTTCTCCGTGACCATCCCCGACGACGAGGTCAAGAACCTCAAGACCGTCGGCGACGCGGTCACGTTCATCACCAGCAACCAGGCGTGAGCCGACGCGGTGGGGACCTCGTCCCCACCGCACCGACCAGAGAGAGAACATGAGCCCGTCTCGCATCGTCGTCACCGGAATCGGTGCGTCCACGCCCATCGGCGGCACCGCACCGGAGAGCTGGACCGCCTTGCTCGGCGGCGCCTCCGGTTCTCGCACCCTCGAGCACGAATGGGTGGAGAAGTACGGACTGCCCGTGACCTTCGCTGCGGAGGCGATCGTTCGCCCGGAAGAGGTGCTTGCGCGTCCCGTGGCAAAGCGGCTCGACCCCGCCTCGCAGTTCGCGCTGATCGCCGCGATGGAAGCGTGGGCGGATGCCGGTGCCCCGGAGGTCGATCCCGTCCGTCTGGGCGTCGACTTCGCGACCGGTATCGGCGGCGTATGGACCCTGCTCGACGCGTGGGACACCCTGCGTGAGAAAGGTCCGCGGCGCGTCATGCCGATGACGGTGCCGATGCTCATGCCGAATGCGGCGGCCGGAAATCTCTCTCTGCACTTCGGTGCCCGAGCCTTCGCACGGACGGTCGCCAGCGCGTGCGCGTCGAGCATCGAGTCGATTGTGAACGCTGTCGAGCATCTGCGTGCGGGTCTCGCCGACGTGGTAATCGCCGGCGGCACCGAGTCCGCCATCCACCCGATCACAATGGCGTCCTTTGCCTCGATGCAGGCGCTTTCCAAGCGTAACGACGACCCGGCCACGGCATCCCGTCCCACCAGCATCGATCGTGACGGTTTCGTCATGGGCGAGGGCGCTGCGGCGCTCATCCTCGAGACCGAGGAGCACGCAAAAGCGCGCGGTGCGAAGATCTACGCGGCGGTCGTGGGCGGTGGCGTGACCGCCGATTCGTACCACATCACGGCGAACGACCCCGAGGGGCACGGCGCAGCGCGCGCGGTCACGCTCGCGCTGGAGATGGCGGGCGCATCTCCTGACGACGTCACCCACATCAATGCGCACGCGACGTCGACGCCGGTCGGCGATCCGAACGAATATCAGGCGCTGCGCCAGGTCTTCGGAGCGCGGATCGACGAGATCCCGGTGTCGGCGACCAAGGCTTCCACCGGGCACCTGCTCGGCGGGACCGGTGCGCTGGAGGCGATCTTCACCATTCTCGCCATCCGCGACCGTCAGGCGCCCCCGACGATCAACTTGACCACTCAGGATCCGGCCGTACCGTTCCGCGTGTCGGGTGAGGTGCAGAGCCTCGGCTCCGGCGATCAGCTCGCCATCAGCAACTCGTTCGGTTTCGGCGGGCACAACGCCGTCGCCGCGTTCGCGTCGGTCTGAGCCGTCCCGAGACGATCACCGCAGAGAGATGCCCCCGGAGTACGCTCCGGGGGCATCTCTCGTTTCTGTCGGGCGGCGGTGCGCCTTCCCGGTGCCGGGACGTATCACCGACCTCCGGTAGCAGCACTCCCGCCGCCCGAAGCGTGGGGGCTCAGCCGACCTTGTGCAGCCAGACGATCGGAACTTCATCACCGGCGTGCCGGAACGCCTCGAGTTCTTCATCCCATGCCGCGCCCAGCGCGACCGACAGCTCGCGCTGGAGTTCGATCGGGTCACCGGCGGCGATCTCCATGGCGTACCGGATGCGGTCCTCACCGACGACGATGTTGCCCGCCGTGTCGGTCTGGGCGAAATGGATGCCGAGGTCGGGCGTGTGCAACCACCGACCGCCGTCGCTGCGCGGAGTGGGGTCCTCCGAGACCTCGAAGCGCAGGTGCTCCCACCCGTGCATCGCACTGGCGAGCGCCGCGCCGGTGCCGCCCGGGGCTTCCCAGTAGAACTCGGCACGCCGACTGCCCGGCAGTACCGGCTGATCGATCCAGTCGAAGTTGACTGCGCGCCCGAGGGCACGACCGACAGCCCACTCCAGGTGGGGGCACAACGCGCGTGGCGCCGAGTGGATGAGCACCACTCCGCGCGCCATGTGAGCAGCCATCTTTTCTCCGATCCTCAGGTACGTCTTCCCCTACGACCTGCGCCTCGGAGTGAGGCTGGTTATGCAATTGTTACACGGCTATTATCTCCGGCGCGCCCGGGAATCACAAGTCTGTGATTCGGTGGTGCCGTGAACCTGGGATCGGTGGGCATCGACGTGGCCGAAGCGCTGGGTATGGAGCACGCGCTCGGGCAGATTGCGGAGGCACGCGGATCTCTGCCGTGGTCATCACCGCTCGCCGTCGGAACGCTCGCATGCGACAGCGTCGCTCTTGCTTCGCTGGCTCTCGGCCTCGCGCGGAACGCCCGCACCCCGGCCCCCACCTCACCCGTCCGCGTCGACCGAGCGCGGGTCGCCACCTCCTTCACGAGTGAGCGGATCTTGCAGATCGACGGCCAGCATCCGGCCGTATGGGCACCGCTCTCGGGCTTCCGGACCGCGCGTGACGGTTTCGTTCGCACCCACGCGAACTATCCCCACCACGAGAACGCGCTGCGCCGGGTGCTCGGCCTTGGCGACGGGGCCGACGCGGCCAGCGTAAGCGCCGCGATCGCCGAGCGAGATTCGGTCGAGCTGGAGACCGCCGCAGCACAGGCAGGAGCGGTGGTCGGCGCCGTGCGGACGAGCGAGCAGTGGCGAGAGCATCCGCAGGCGCGCTCGATCGCCGCCGCGCCGATCGTCGAGGTGACCCGCACCGGTGCCGGCCGGCCGCGCGCCTGGACCACGGATGCCGCGCCCCTCGCCGGCATCCGCGTTCTCGATCTCACCCGGGTCCTCGCCGGTCCGATCGCCGCACGTGATCTGGCGCTGGCGGGCGCCGAGGTGCTGCGCGTCGACGCGCCGTTCCTGCCGGAGACAGGGTGGATCCATCTCGACACCGGCCAGGGAAAGCGCTCGACGCTGCTGGATCTCTGCGATCGAACTGACGGCGCGCGGTTCGAATCGCTGCTGAAGCGCGCGGATGTCGTGCTCACCGGGTACCGACCGGGCGCCCTCACGCGGTTCGGTCTCGACCCGGAGGATCTCGCGCAGCGGCATCCCGGTCTTGTCACCGGCTCGGTCTCGGCGTGGGGAACGCAGGGCCCCTGGGCGGGCAGACGTGGCTTCGACAGCATCGTGCAGGCGGTCACCGGGATCGCGGTCGCGGTGACCGCCGATGGCGAAACCCCGGGCACGCTGCCGGCGCAGGCACTCGATCATTCGACAGGGCACTTCTTGGCCGCCGCGCTGACGATGGCCCTCGTCGGGCAGCGCACGGTCGGCGGCTCCGTCGACGTGCGGATGTCGCTCGCCCGGGTCGCCCACGCTCTTCTCGACTCCACCGACGGCGCGACCGTCCCGCCCGATGCGGGCGCACCGGCTGCACCGTGCCGAACGCGTGCACCGAGCGAGAGCCGGCCCTTCTCGCTCACGTACGCGCCGCCCGTCCTCGCCTTCGACGGCGCGCCGGACGACTATGCCGACGTGGGTGGTCCGTGGGGCATCGACGCGCCCGATTGGGCCCGTTCGAACGCGTCGTAGGCATCGGACGGCGCCCGGGACACCCCGCAAGACAACGGAGTAGGGCGGGTGGGACTTGAACCCACGATCGTCGGGTTATGAGCCCGCTGCCTTGACCAGCTTGGCCACCGCCCCCTGTGAGGAAAAGCCTAGTGCCCGGCGCCGGGCTACTTCTCGTCGCCGAGTCGCCCGCGCAGAATCGGGAGTTCCTGGCTGTCGCTCACGATCTGCGGGTGATTCTTCGTCAGCGAGAACACGCCGTAGATCGCGATCACACCGGCCAACACGAAGCCGCCGATCGCCCACGGACCGGCGGTCGCCGCTTCCTGCAGGATGACGAGACCGATCAGCACCGCGACGATCGGGTCGATGACGGTGAGCCCGGCGATCACCAGATCGGGCGGGCCGACCGAGTACGCAGTCTGCACGAAGTACGCGCCGACCGACACGGCCAGCAGAAGTCCGACGATGCACAGCACACTCAGCCAGCCGAAGTCGCCCGACTGGATGTTCTTGATGACGACCTTGGCCAGGGTCGCGACGAAGGCGTACAGCACCCCGGCGGCGGCGATGTAGAACAGCGCCGCGCCGTGCGCACGCCGAAGCAGGAGCCACAGTGTCGTGAGCACCGCAAGAACGACGACCAACAGACCGAGGATCGTGAGCAGCTGACTGTCGGAGATCGGCATCTCGGTGGCGACGAACGCGGCGATCGTGACGAACACGAGAATGCCGCCGATGCAGAACGCGATCGATCGAATCGACGCGCCGGTCGGCTTGTGACCCGAGACCCGTGCATTCAGGAGCGTGGTGATGACCAGCGACACCGCCCCGAGCGGCTGCACCAGGATGAGCGGTGCGAACGCCAGGGCGGCGAGCTGACAGGCGATCGCGAGTCCGAGCATGACGGTACCGGCGACCCACGAAGGGCGGGTCAGAAGCTGCAGGAGCTGCCCGCCGCTCAGTCCGCTCGATCCCGACGAACCCGAGATGCGTTCGACCTTCATGACACCGCGGTGCTGGTACTGCGCGCCGAAAGACATGAACACCGCGCCGAGCAACGCCAGCGGAATGCCGATCAGGATGCCGGGATCCCGGAACACTCCGATGAGCCCATCGGCGACATCGTCCAGGATCACATCGGTCCAGATCACCCTTAGACACTAACGGCGAACCCGGCTCGATAGGCTCAAGGCGTGGCCGTACTCCCGATTCGCATCATGGGCGATCCCGTCCTGCACTCCCCCGCCTCACCCGTCGAAGAGGTGACGGACGAGATCCGCACCCTCGTCGCGGACATGTTCGAGACCATGGACCGCGCCCCCGGCGTCGGACTCGCCGCACCTCAGGTCGGCGTGCCGCTGCGCATCTACACCTACTCGTACCCCGACGATGACGGCACCGCGTGGCGGGGGGTCATCCTTAATCCGGAGCTCTGGATCACCCCGGCCGAGCCGGGCGATCCCGATCCCGACGAGGAGTCGGAGGGATGCCTGTCGTTCCCCGGCGAACGCTTTCCGCTTCGTCGTTCCGAGCGCGCCCGGGTGACCGGCACAGACCTCGACGGTGCCCCCGTGGTCATCGAGGTCGACGGATGGCGTGCACGCATCATGCAGCACGAGTTCGATCATCTCGACGGAATTCTCTACATCGACCGGCTCGGCGACGCCGATTGGAAGACGACTCAGAAGATCGCTCGCAAGCGCGGGTGGGGGCGGCCGGGCAGCGCATGGTTGCCGGGCGTCGACGATCTCGACGCCTGATCCGCCGCAGACGGCAACGACGAAGCCCGGATCGAGGCGGTCATCCCGCCATCGATCCGGGCTTTCGTGGATCAGAAGGCTTCCGCAGTCCCGGGGTCGGTCGTCGCCTTCGGCGCCTGTGCGGGGGTGCCCGCGCTGTGCGCCTGCTCGGGAACCGTTCCTCCCGCGCTTCCCTCGGCGATCGCGTGCCCGATCGCCCGTCCCTGGATGATCTCGGCGAGATCGATTCCCGTCGCGGCGCGGACTGCGTCGAACGTCGCCCGGAGACCGCCTGCGGACTCGTTCGCCAGATGGCTGCTGGCGCCCTCGCCTCCGAGCACGGTGATGGACCCGACCTTGTCGTAGCCCTTCGCGAACTCGGTCATCATGGGCACGAGCGCCTCGAGCGCCCGCTGCGCGAGAAGCGCCTGCTGGTTCTTGCTGAGAGCATCGGCCTCGGCGGAGATCGCCGAAGCGCGTGCCTCACCGGCCAAGCGCACGGCATCCGCATCCGCCTCCGCGCGCAAACGCGTCGCGGCAGCCTCCTGCGTCGCGATCTCTGCCTGCGCCTGCGCGGCACGGATCTTGGCGTACGCATCCGCGTCCGCGTTCCGCTCGCGCTGGTACAGGTTCGCGTCGGCGACCTTCTTGACCTCGGAATCGAGCCGGGCCTGAGTGTTCTCCGCTTCCTGCAGCAGCACCGCCTGCTGGCGTTCGGCGCGCTCCAGCGTTTCGGCCTGCTCCGCTTCGGCGTTGGCACGACCGACCTGCGCCTTCGCGGCCGCGGAGTTCTTGTCGAGGGCGGTCTGCTCGATGAGGTTCGCCTCGTCGGTCGCGATCTGCCGCGCCCGGATCTCGCGGTGGGCGTTGATGTTCGCCACCTCCGCGTCGCGCTTGACGCGCTCGACCTCGGTCGCGCCGAGCGCCGCGATGTAGCCGTTCAGGTCGGTGATGCCCTGGATCTGGAACGAGTCGAGGATCAGACCCTGCGACGACAGATCCGCCTTGATGCCTTCGGCGATCTGATCGGACAGCCGCTGCCGGTCGCGCATGAGCTCTTCGACCGTCAGCGTGGCGACGACCCCGCGAAGCGCACCCTCGAGCTGCTCGGTGGTGAACTGCTCGATGGCCTTGTCCTGCGACGCGAAGCGCTCGGCTGCACGGCGCACGGATTCCGGATCGGATCCGATCTTGACGAGGGCGACACCGCTCACGTTCACCGTGACACCGTTGGACGACTGCGCGGTCGGCTCCATCTTGATCTGTCGCGCGCGCAGCGAGATCATCTCGGCGCGCTGCGTCAGTGGGTTGACGATCGCCCCACCACCGGTGATGACGGTGATGCGCGACGTCTCACCGTCGCTGCGCTTCTGGCGCTTACCGACGATGACGAGCGCTTCGTCGGCCTTCGCCACGCGGTACCAGGCGCGGATGAGAACCGCGACGATCACGAGCACGAC
It includes:
- a CDS encoding ACP S-malonyltransferase, which produces MIIGLFPGQGSQTPGFLSPWLELEGARERMAAYSDAAQVDLIAAGTDADADEIRDTKIAQPLIVAAALLSWHALAERTEAVIGGVAGHSVGELAAVAASGVLTDDDALRLVGIRGRAMAAAAAVSPTGMSAILGGDEETVLARLAELDLTPANRNGGGQIVAAGALDALTALASDAPRGTRVVPLQVAGAFHTHHMQPAVDALARAAAALAPNDPDRTLWTNSDGSVVAHGRAALDLLVGQVAAPVRWDLDMASFAEHGVTGLIEFAPAGTLVGLAKRGLRGTPAVAVKTPDDLDAAVALLPEENA
- a CDS encoding beta-ketoacyl-ACP synthase III → MTPTIRQSQGPAYTRIYSYGAARGEVAVTNDDLIEPINSSDEWIRQRTGIITRTRAVPETSATDLATIAATEAVERSGIAPDQIDLVIIATISNSRQTPSMSAVVADRIGANPAAAYDANAACAGFTYAVAQADALIRAGAAHYAVVVGAEKLSDVVDPTDRSISFLLGDGAGAVVVGPSDTPAIGPTVWGSDGSKADAVGMDATLTEFRDGAAPWPTLRQDGPVVFRWAVWEMVKVARRAIEAAGIEASDLAAFVPHQANMRIIDEFAKQLGLPETVIIGRDIATTGNTSAASIPLATHRLLEENPELSGGLALQIGFGAGLVFGAQVVVLP
- a CDS encoding acyl carrier protein, whose protein sequence is MAFTTDEVLAGLAELITDETGISADEVALEKSFTDDLDIDSISMMTIVVNAEEKFSVTIPDDEVKNLKTVGDAVTFITSNQA
- a CDS encoding beta-ketoacyl-[acyl-carrier-protein] synthase family protein codes for the protein MSPSRIVVTGIGASTPIGGTAPESWTALLGGASGSRTLEHEWVEKYGLPVTFAAEAIVRPEEVLARPVAKRLDPASQFALIAAMEAWADAGAPEVDPVRLGVDFATGIGGVWTLLDAWDTLREKGPRRVMPMTVPMLMPNAAAGNLSLHFGARAFARTVASACASSIESIVNAVEHLRAGLADVVIAGGTESAIHPITMASFASMQALSKRNDDPATASRPTSIDRDGFVMGEGAAALILETEEHAKARGAKIYAAVVGGGVTADSYHITANDPEGHGAARAVTLALEMAGASPDDVTHINAHATSTPVGDPNEYQALRQVFGARIDEIPVSATKASTGHLLGGTGALEAIFTILAIRDRQAPPTINLTTQDPAVPFRVSGEVQSLGSGDQLAISNSFGFGGHNAVAAFASV
- a CDS encoding DUF3145 domain-containing protein produces the protein MAAHMARGVVLIHSAPRALCPHLEWAVGRALGRAVNFDWIDQPVLPGSRRAEFYWEAPGGTGAALASAMHGWEHLRFEVSEDPTPRSDGGRWLHTPDLGIHFAQTDTAGNIVVGEDRIRYAMEIAAGDPIELQRELSVALGAAWDEELEAFRHAGDEVPIVWLHKVG
- a CDS encoding CoA transferase, with protein sequence MNLGSVGIDVAEALGMEHALGQIAEARGSLPWSSPLAVGTLACDSVALASLALGLARNARTPAPTSPVRVDRARVATSFTSERILQIDGQHPAVWAPLSGFRTARDGFVRTHANYPHHENALRRVLGLGDGADAASVSAAIAERDSVELETAAAQAGAVVGAVRTSEQWREHPQARSIAAAPIVEVTRTGAGRPRAWTTDAAPLAGIRVLDLTRVLAGPIAARDLALAGAEVLRVDAPFLPETGWIHLDTGQGKRSTLLDLCDRTDGARFESLLKRADVVLTGYRPGALTRFGLDPEDLAQRHPGLVTGSVSAWGTQGPWAGRRGFDSIVQAVTGIAVAVTADGETPGTLPAQALDHSTGHFLAAALTMALVGQRTVGGSVDVRMSLARVAHALLDSTDGATVPPDAGAPAAPCRTRAPSESRPFSLTYAPPVLAFDGAPDDYADVGGPWGIDAPDWARSNAS
- a CDS encoding DMT family transporter; this encodes MIWTDVILDDVADGLIGVFRDPGILIGIPLALLGAVFMSFGAQYQHRGVMKVERISGSSGSSGLSGGQLLQLLTRPSWVAGTVMLGLAIACQLAALAFAPLILVQPLGAVSLVITTLLNARVSGHKPTGASIRSIAFCIGGILVFVTIAAFVATEMPISDSQLLTILGLLVVVLAVLTTLWLLLRRAHGAALFYIAAAGVLYAFVATLAKVVIKNIQSGDFGWLSVLCIVGLLLAVSVGAYFVQTAYSVGPPDLVIAGLTVIDPIVAVLIGLVILQEAATAGPWAIGGFVLAGVIAIYGVFSLTKNHPQIVSDSQELPILRGRLGDEK
- the def gene encoding peptide deformylase, which translates into the protein MAVLPIRIMGDPVLHSPASPVEEVTDEIRTLVADMFETMDRAPGVGLAAPQVGVPLRIYTYSYPDDDGTAWRGVILNPELWITPAEPGDPDPDEESEGCLSFPGERFPLRRSERARVTGTDLDGAPVVIEVDGWRARIMQHEFDHLDGILYIDRLGDADWKTTQKIARKRGWGRPGSAWLPGVDDLDA
- a CDS encoding SPFH domain-containing protein, producing the protein MEFAALGAIGLFALIGVVILIVVLVIVAVLIRAWYRVAKADEALVIVGKRQKRSDGETSRITVITGGGAIVNPLTQRAEMISLRARQIKMEPTAQSSNGVTVNVSGVALVKIGSDPESVRRAAERFASQDKAIEQFTTEQLEGALRGVVATLTVEELMRDRQRLSDQIAEGIKADLSSQGLILDSFQIQGITDLNGYIAALGATEVERVKRDAEVANINAHREIRARQIATDEANLIEQTALDKNSAAAKAQVGRANAEAEQAETLERAERQQAVLLQEAENTQARLDSEVKKVADANLYQRERNADADAYAKIRAAQAQAEIATQEAAATRLRAEADADAVRLAGEARASAISAEADALSKNQQALLAQRALEALVPMMTEFAKGYDKVGSITVLGGEGASSHLANESAGGLRATFDAVRAATGIDLAEIIQGRAIGHAIAEGSAGGTVPEQAHSAGTPAQAPKATTDPGTAEAF